CTCTACGTCCGGACCACAGAGGACGCTGTCGAGGCCGCGACTGCGGCAGCCACCGAGGCGCCGGGCGTTGTCTCGGCCAGTCCCGCACTGACCGTCGCGCCGACGATGGACGCGATAACGGACGCCCTCGCCGACACGACGACCGCCTGCTACGACGGTGGCCCCTTCGCTGTGGTAGCGCGGCGTGCCGGCGGTGACGACGTCCACGACTTTTCGAGTCGGGACATCGAGAACGAAGGTGGCCAAGCCATCTGGGACGTGATCGAATCGATGGGGAAGACACCCGAGGTCGACCTCGACGATCCCGCATTTACCGTCTTCGTCGAAGCACGCCCCGACGAAGCGTTCGTCTTCCTGGAAAAACGATCGGGGCCGGGTGGGCTCCCCCTGGGGACCCAGAAACCCCTCGTTGCCCTCCTCAGCGGTGGCATCGACTCGCCCGTCGCGGCCTGGCAAGCGATGACTCGCGGCGCGCCGGTCGTTCCGGTGTACGTCGACCTGGGAGCCTACGGCGGCGTCGACCATCGCGCCCGAGCGGAGGCAGCCGCGGGTGCGCTGGCAAGGCGTGCGCCGAACTTCGATCTGCAGCTGTCCGTCGTCGACGGTGGCGAGGCCGTCGAGCGGTTGATGACCGACGTCGAAGACACGCGGATGCTCTCGTTCCGACGGTTCATGTATCGGGCCGCCGAACGCATCGCCCGCGACGTCGGCGCGGTCGGAATCGTCACGGGCGAGTCCATCGGCCAGAAGTCGAGTCAGACGACGGCCAACATCGCGGTCACAGACGCCGTGACGGACCTGCCGATTCATCGCCCGCTGGTGTCGGCCGACAAGACCGATATCATCGCCCAGGCCCGGGACCTGGGCACGTACGACGACGCGACCGTCCCCGCGGGCTGCAACCGGGTCGCACCCGACAAGCCCGAGACACACGCCGATCCAGCAGCGGTCGAAGGTAGCGAGCCTGATGACCTGCTGGAACTGGCGGACAGCGCGGGCTCGAATCCCGCGGTCGTTGACCCGCCGGCCCAGGTCGAGTGACGATGCGACCAGCGACAACGAGCGGTCGAAACGAGCGCACTCACCGCCGACACAAAGCAAGACGGAACGCCTTTGGAACGCGGGGACACAAGGCCAACCGATGACTCGCGTCTGCCTGCTCGGGACCGACGACGTCGCCCTCCGGCAGACGCTGCGCTCCCACGAGACCGCTCGCGACGCATTGTGGACCTACGACCTGACGGATCCATACCGGAACGCCGTCGAGGTAGAAACCGTGAGTCTCGGGGCCGCGATCTCCCTGCTGAATGATCTCAACTGGTATCTCGTCCGCTACGTCGCGGACACGCTCCTCAGAGAACCGAGCGTCAGCGAGACCGAGTGGCTATCCCGCGAGCTGGCGAGGGACATCCGCGACGGCCGCATCGATCCGGACGAATCGGATCGCTATCTCAAAGTCTACGGCGTCATCGACCCGGACGACAGCGATAGCGAGGAGACGAGCGACGAGGCGAATACGGCTCGGCGGCTCGTCGAACCGATGTACGTGACCCGAACGGACGGCTCGATCCCGACCTACGACCTACGCGACGTGACCGACACTGTCGTCGTTCGCGTGACCGAATCGGAATTCAGTAGCTGAATGGCCCTCGATGGCGAACAATCGCTTACCGACAGCAACAGTGTCTCTCAGCCGACGACTAAGCAGGTGATCGCTCGGGTGAAGGCGGAATCGGTTCGACGAACCCGATAATATCGAAAGCAGCGGGGTGGCCATCCTCCAGAACCGTTGCGTGGACCGAGAGCTCGATCAGCTCCCCGTCGCTGTCGTACGCATCGATGTCGAACTCGGAGATCGATCCGGCCGTCACGAGTCGATCGAGAAGTGTTTCCCGTCGCTCCGGGTTGGCGTATACGTCCGTCGCCAGATCGTCGCCACTCTCGATGGCAGCCGCCGGTGATTCATACCCCAGCAGTGACGCCAGCCACTCGTTGACCTTGTGTACCTCACCGTCGGTGTCAGTCCGGAACATACCGAACGGTGCGAGGTCGAACAGCGTCTCGTATTGTTTCAACTCGCGGTCGCGGGTTCGCTGTTCGGTCACGTCTCGGACGACACCGTCGAAGTACCGCTCGCCGCTCTCTTCGGTCATAATACCGGTCACTGACGCCCAGAATTCCGCTCCGGAAAGTCGCTGCAGTCGAAGCTCCATAT
The sequence above is drawn from the Halorhabdus sp. CBA1104 genome and encodes:
- a CDS encoding DUF5804 family protein; amino-acid sequence: MTRVCLLGTDDVALRQTLRSHETARDALWTYDLTDPYRNAVEVETVSLGAAISLLNDLNWYLVRYVADTLLREPSVSETEWLSRELARDIRDGRIDPDESDRYLKVYGVIDPDDSDSEETSDEANTARRLVEPMYVTRTDGSIPTYDLRDVTDTVVVRVTESEFSS
- a CDS encoding tRNA sulfurtransferase produces the protein MHPPGADTVVVRHGEVGVKSDQVRMKMEFQLQENLNALLSDRGLPGDTGCERNRLYVRTTEDAVEAATAAATEAPGVVSASPALTVAPTMDAITDALADTTTACYDGGPFAVVARRAGGDDVHDFSSRDIENEGGQAIWDVIESMGKTPEVDLDDPAFTVFVEARPDEAFVFLEKRSGPGGLPLGTQKPLVALLSGGIDSPVAAWQAMTRGAPVVPVYVDLGAYGGVDHRARAEAAAGALARRAPNFDLQLSVVDGGEAVERLMTDVEDTRMLSFRRFMYRAAERIARDVGAVGIVTGESIGQKSSQTTANIAVTDAVTDLPIHRPLVSADKTDIIAQARDLGTYDDATVPAGCNRVAPDKPETHADPAAVEGSEPDDLLELADSAGSNPAVVDPPAQVE